In Rhodothermia bacterium, the sequence CAACCTTTCAACACCCAAAAGGTGTGAAAGCGTTCAGAGAAAACAGTCATTTAATTCCTAATTGGTATTAAGTATTATAACTTCACCCACTGCCCACCTTCCTCAACCTCTATTTTCATAACGGGATGAATTTCCCAGAGGGTAGCTCGTGTTTTCCCTAATTGTTCGGGATGTTCGGGATCCATAAAGAGCCAACCAGAAATTCTTACCCGTTTTTGGGTATTGGCAATAGCATTAAGGCGAGAGAGCGCCCAACCATGATTTTTAGCACGAAGACGCGGTGTAGGCTCTATAATGATGGATTTTGCACGTTCGCGACGTCGGGTTTTGACCAACCAAACATGGAAATCCAGCATGTCGTTATCTGCATTAGAACAATTCGTGGTCTCGGGGCCAGAGGTTTTTGCAGCAGCGATATAGCCCTCTACGGTCACCGCCATTTGTTCGTATGAGGCCACCATCTGAACATCCCGCAGACGCCAATTTTGCCGATCTTTCCGGTGAATTTCTTTCGGCTCGGGAAGACCGAGAATCCAATCAAAGGTTACAGGCTGGTAGGAGCTTGGTTCGTGGTCTCGGTTTTTCTGGATGTTCATCAATGGATCGCCACCGCGCCCCTCCGCCGGACATCCACGGAAAGGCTTGCTTTTGACGGGAGCAGGAAGTGTATTGGGTACGGGTTTTGAGGGAGTACCCGTTGGTGGTGTAGGCTCTTGTGCGCTTGGTGATCCGGTAGGAATCTTGGTTGATTCGGGATTTTTCGTGAGGTAGTAATATCCCGCACCGGCAAAACCAACAATTATAAGGCCCCAGAAGAGGTTTTTAAACATGCTTCGCAGAAGGTCGTGACTGGCGCATTTGCGCAATGGGTAGCAATGACTTAGTTTCCCCAAAATACGACCCAAATAACCAAAATCACGCATTCAATGGCAACCAGAGAAGAATTTATTCAGACCATACAATCGGCCTATTCCTTTTCCGACACAACCATCGAATTGGGTGGCGCAATGTACAAAGGTGAGTCCTTGTCCCAAACCCTTGTTCGGGTTCCGGTAAAAATGCTTAACCGGCATGGGTTGATTGCTGGTGCAACTGGGACGGGTAAAACCAAAACCCTGCAACTCTTTGCTGAAAAACTTTCGCAGAATGGGATTCCAGTGCTTTTAATGGACATCAAGGGCGACCTTTCGGGCATTGCAGCCACCGGAGACCCGAACAATTCGCGGGCATTGGAACGGCATCAAAAAATTGGTGTGCCCTATAAGGTGTCTGCAAATCCAGTAGAGTTCCTTACGATCTCTGGCGAGAAGGGAGCACGCCTGAAGGCCACTGTAACCGAGTTTGGGCCTGTTCTATTTTCTAAAATTTTAGGCTTGAACGATACGCAGTCTGGCGCGGTATCGGTGGTGTTTAAGTACTGTGATGATAAACAATTACCCTTATTAGACCTCAAAGACTTTAAAAAAACCCTTTCCTATCTCGCCGAAGAAGGGAAAGCGGAGATCACCGCCGAGTATGGCGCCATTTCAACCGCAACAGTGGGAACCATTATCCGCAAAGTCTTGGAATTGGAACAACAAGGAGCCGAAATTTTCTTTGGCGAACCTTCTTTCGAGGTGGAAGACCTCTGCCGGATAGACATGGAAACCGGACGTGGCGTGGTGAACATCATTCGCCTAACCGACCTGCAAGACCGCCCCAAACTGTTCGCCACGTTTATGCTCCAACTCTTGGCCGAAGTCTATGCCTCCTTCCCAGAAGAAGGGGACTTAGATGCGCCTAAGTTGTGTATTTTCATAGACGAAGCTCATTTGGTCTTTTCGGAAGCGTCACAAGTTTTGCTGAATCAAATCGAGGCGATTATTAAGCTGATCCGCTCAAAAGGGATTGGTATTTTCTTTATCACCCAAAATCCAGCAGATATCCCCAATGCGGTGTTGGGACAGTTGGGTCTTAAGGTACAACATGCCCTTCGAGCCTTCACTGCCAAAGACCGGAAAGACATTAAGGCCGCCGCTGAAAACTATCCAGAATCGAAATTTTATAAGGTAGAAGACGAACTAACGGCGTTGGGCATTGGCGAAGCCTTTGTCACGGTTCTTGGCCCTAAAGGTACGCCAACACCATTGGTGCATACGCTAATGTGTTCTCCGGGATCACGTATGGATGTATTAACGCCGATGGAATTGGATGGCCTTGTCGCAAAGTCTAAATTGGCGAGCAAATACAACAAAGTCGTGGATCCACAAAGTGCTTACGAGATTCTGGGCGCAAAAATCCAACAGGCACAACTTGCCGACCAACAAGCGGAACTGCAACGCCAACAAGAAAAAGCACGGGCAGAGCAACTAAAACAACAACAAAAAGAAGCAAACAAGCGCAAACCCGAAAAAACCATGGTGGAGCAAGTCCTTACCAGTTCTGTGGGCAAACAAGTCACGAAAACGGTTTTCAATGAACTTGCACGAGGGCTTTTAGGTGTATTGGGATTGGGCGGAAAAAGACGCTAATTCCCAGATTTTAAGCGGCTTAATGCGGATTTTGTGCGCTGTTCCAATCCTTTGTGGTAATCGAATTTTTCCCGATACATGAGTGCCTTCCGATAGGCCAGAACCGCATCTTCTGGCCTATTGAGGGCTTCGTAACATTCACCAATATAGTATTGACTGTAGGGCGCCCACTTTGCCAAGACATCGCCGGGCTTATGAATGACCTGTTGATAAAAAGTGATGGCCGCCTCGTATTGCTGTGTTTTTTGAAGGGCTAAACCCTTACGATACCCTGCTTCAGCAAGGTTTAGCTCCGTAGCGTCCTTTTGTTCAAGAATTTTATCTACTTCCGTAAGTACCAAAGGATAATCACCTGCATCCGATGCGTTTTGGATGCGAAGCAAGTCCTTTTCTATGGGCGTCATGGGGTTAGCGATTCTCAACGTGGCTTGCCTGACCGCAAACTCGTCCATATCATATTCAAAACCAGCTTTTACCTTTTGGTACATCGCAATTGCGGCTTCGCGGTCGCCTTTCATTTCCATTGCCAAGCCCATTTTAAAGTGTGCCTGCCCGACCATTGTAGTTCCCTCAAACTCGGCGATAAACCGCTTAAACAACGGGATCGCTTCCTCGAAATTATTGAGACGGAAATGCAAATCGGCGAGGTAAAACAAAAAAATGGGGGGCGAAAAAGCGCCTTTCTTTTCATCGTTCTGTGTAGCCGATGTGATGAATGGTAGGGCTTCCGCCGCACGGAACTGGTTCCGAAGTGCGTATCCGTATAGAAAATTAAAAAGTGGGCTTTGGGGATAGGCTTCTTGCAATTTTTTAATCTCGACAAGACCATTTCGCTGGTTGCGGTTAAGGGTCTCATCTGCCAAAGCAAAATAAATGGCCGCTTCTTCTTGTACCCACTTGGCCTTTTTAATGGCACGCATCAGATTGTTCAGCCCATCTTGAACAGTCCCTTTATATCCCAAAAAACTTAGTAAACCCTGATAAGAGCGAGGTGCAGAGCCGATGAGAACCTGCATCAATCCCATTCCTTTATAGGCTTCTTCGAAAAAAGGATCTTGCTCCAAACACCAAGAATAACCATTATACGCTTCGCGGCCTGCCATGGCCGCTGCAAGCATATCATTCCGAAAAACACCCATGATGGCACGGTGCATGGCGGATTCTGCCGCCAAAAACCTTCGCCAAACCGGATTGGTTACATACCGTAGCGAGGTATTAAATGCCTCGTTTTCGCGTTTAAATCCATTGAGCGCCAAGGTGTTTTGGCCAAAACCAAACTGCCAAACCGCCATTGTGGACAAAGAGTACTGCGCCAATGCTACATTCATCGGGTTTTTATCGGTCTGAAGAACGTGGCGAAACTGTTGCTCGGCAGTTTTTAAGCGGAACTCAAAAAAAGCTGTACGGCCTTGTTTTATGGCCGGAATCATGGGATGATCGTGTTTTGACTGACTCATTGCCGTTGTTCCGACAAAAAGAAGCCCGTAAAACAGCCATTT encodes:
- a CDS encoding DUF853 family protein, producing the protein MATREEFIQTIQSAYSFSDTTIELGGAMYKGESLSQTLVRVPVKMLNRHGLIAGATGTGKTKTLQLFAEKLSQNGIPVLLMDIKGDLSGIAATGDPNNSRALERHQKIGVPYKVSANPVEFLTISGEKGARLKATVTEFGPVLFSKILGLNDTQSGAVSVVFKYCDDKQLPLLDLKDFKKTLSYLAEEGKAEITAEYGAISTATVGTIIRKVLELEQQGAEIFFGEPSFEVEDLCRIDMETGRGVVNIIRLTDLQDRPKLFATFMLQLLAEVYASFPEEGDLDAPKLCIFIDEAHLVFSEASQVLLNQIEAIIKLIRSKGIGIFFITQNPADIPNAVLGQLGLKVQHALRAFTAKDRKDIKAAAENYPESKFYKVEDELTALGIGEAFVTVLGPKGTPTPLVHTLMCSPGSRMDVLTPMELDGLVAKSKLASKYNKVVDPQSAYEILGAKIQQAQLADQQAELQRQQEKARAEQLKQQQKEANKRKPEKTMVEQVLTSSVGKQVTKTVFNELARGLLGVLGLGGKRR
- a CDS encoding DUF3808 domain-containing protein, which translates into the protein MHIVYKWLFYGLLFVGTTAMSQSKHDHPMIPAIKQGRTAFFEFRLKTAEQQFRHVLQTDKNPMNVALAQYSLSTMAVWQFGFGQNTLALNGFKRENEAFNTSLRYVTNPVWRRFLAAESAMHRAIMGVFRNDMLAAAMAGREAYNGYSWCLEQDPFFEEAYKGMGLMQVLIGSAPRSYQGLLSFLGYKGTVQDGLNNLMRAIKKAKWVQEEAAIYFALADETLNRNQRNGLVEIKKLQEAYPQSPLFNFLYGYALRNQFRAAEALPFITSATQNDEKKGAFSPPIFLFYLADLHFRLNNFEEAIPLFKRFIAEFEGTTMVGQAHFKMGLAMEMKGDREAAIAMYQKVKAGFEYDMDEFAVRQATLRIANPMTPIEKDLLRIQNASDAGDYPLVLTEVDKILEQKDATELNLAEAGYRKGLALQKTQQYEAAITFYQQVIHKPGDVLAKWAPYSQYYIGECYEALNRPEDAVLAYRKALMYREKFDYHKGLEQRTKSALSRLKSGN